A region of Sphingobium baderi DNA encodes the following proteins:
- a CDS encoding ParA family protein, translating to MRILALASQKGGSGKTTLSGHLAVQAQRAGHGPVVLIDIDPQGSLADWWNEREAEFPAFAQTTVARLAADLEILRQQGFKLAVIDTPPAITMAIQSVISVAELIVVPTRPSPHDLRAVGATVDLCDRAGKPLIFVVNGATPKARITSEAAIALSQHGTVAPVTVHHRTDFAASMIDGRTVMEVDAKSRSASEVVQLWSYISDRLEKNFRRTVFSVPHGSVGTMGSTRPAGGGFGRRVIG from the coding sequence GTGCGCATCTTGGCACTGGCATCGCAGAAGGGCGGATCGGGAAAGACGACGCTTTCCGGACATCTTGCCGTGCAGGCGCAGCGAGCGGGACATGGGCCGGTCGTTCTGATCGACATTGATCCGCAAGGATCGCTCGCGGACTGGTGGAATGAGCGGGAGGCGGAATTTCCAGCCTTTGCTCAGACTACGGTAGCGCGCCTCGCCGCAGACCTCGAAATTCTGCGGCAGCAAGGTTTTAAGCTGGCGGTCATAGACACGCCTCCCGCCATCACCATGGCGATTCAGAGTGTGATTTCGGTGGCGGAACTGATCGTCGTTCCCACACGCCCCAGTCCGCATGACCTGCGCGCCGTAGGCGCCACGGTTGATCTGTGCGACAGAGCTGGAAAGCCGCTGATCTTCGTCGTCAACGGTGCGACGCCCAAGGCGCGGATCACGTCAGAAGCAGCCATCGCTTTGTCTCAACATGGAACCGTCGCGCCTGTGACGGTTCATCATCGCACCGATTTCGCGGCGTCGATGATCGATGGCCGCACAGTCATGGAAGTGGACGCGAAAAGCCGCTCCGCGAGCGAAGTCGTTCAGTTGTGGAGCTATATTTCGGATCGCCTTGAAAAGAATTTCCGGCGCACGGTCTTTTCCGTTCCGCATGGGAGCGTCGGGACAATGGGAAGCACGCGACCGGCCGGGGGCGGCTTTGGCCGCCGTGTTATCGGATAG
- a CDS encoding SPOR domain-containing protein: protein MKRSAFGKAAASSLIVAVTMVGCTGAAFRPSMTTASQKGDASKQALAAEKAMAGHDAVRAIRAAEEAVRLKPDNAAYRQLLGLAYVAGGRFVSAETALSDAMALGNQESRTIVNLALVRIALGRSAAAQTLLAANADNVPAADYGLAMAMAGNAPEGVRILSEAIHDPSATARTRQNLAYAYALAGRWKDARLVVGMDLDLLAANQRITQWATIAAPELAPMRVASLMGVSVASDDAGQPVALALAPVAVPVDAVSVQMAAVEEDAPEQIIETADAVPIIAADASPVRVALSPTPVMPDRNTMSGNAISKPLPRKVNAPALQKAAFIRPVENGASSWVVQLGAYDSAAIAREKWIGMSRSNEVLAAFPVITSQATVNGTTFHRLAIKGFAKRADAMSLCRSIQARKGQCFVREGAPNAAPLQWAAAKGRRFASR, encoded by the coding sequence ATGAAGCGTTCTGCATTTGGCAAGGCGGCTGCGTCCTCCCTGATCGTGGCTGTCACGATGGTGGGTTGTACGGGGGCTGCATTTCGTCCGTCGATGACGACAGCCAGCCAGAAGGGCGATGCCAGTAAACAGGCTCTGGCCGCGGAAAAGGCGATGGCGGGACATGATGCCGTCCGCGCCATCCGCGCTGCCGAGGAAGCTGTCCGGTTAAAACCGGACAATGCGGCATATCGGCAGTTGTTGGGGCTGGCCTATGTTGCGGGCGGGCGTTTCGTCTCCGCCGAAACCGCGCTTTCCGATGCAATGGCGCTGGGAAATCAAGAAAGCCGGACCATCGTCAATCTGGCGCTCGTACGGATTGCACTTGGCAGGAGTGCCGCCGCGCAGACATTGCTTGCGGCCAATGCGGACAATGTTCCGGCTGCCGATTATGGTCTGGCGATGGCGATGGCAGGCAATGCGCCGGAGGGCGTTCGTATCCTTTCCGAGGCTATTCATGATCCTTCGGCGACGGCGCGCACCCGCCAGAACCTTGCCTACGCCTATGCTCTGGCGGGGCGCTGGAAGGATGCGCGATTGGTTGTTGGCATGGATCTCGATCTGCTCGCAGCCAATCAGCGGATTACGCAATGGGCGACAATTGCGGCCCCCGAACTCGCGCCGATGCGTGTAGCGTCTCTGATGGGCGTGAGCGTAGCCAGCGACGATGCAGGGCAGCCTGTAGCCCTGGCGCTCGCTCCAGTGGCTGTGCCAGTTGATGCGGTTTCCGTGCAAATGGCAGCCGTTGAAGAGGACGCTCCGGAGCAAATAATCGAGACCGCTGACGCTGTGCCGATTATAGCTGCCGATGCCAGCCCTGTGCGTGTCGCTCTCTCTCCAACTCCGGTCATGCCGGACCGAAATACCATGTCCGGCAACGCCATCTCGAAACCGCTGCCGCGCAAGGTTAATGCACCGGCGCTGCAGAAAGCGGCGTTCATTCGCCCCGTCGAAAACGGGGCGAGCAGTTGGGTGGTGCAGTTGGGTGCTTATGACAGCGCTGCGATTGCGCGTGAAAAGTGGATCGGCATGTCGCGTTCGAACGAAGTGCTGGCCGCATTTCCGGTGATAACGAGCCAGGCAACGGTTAATGGAACCACTTTCCATCGTCTGGCCATCAAGGGATTTGCCAAACGTGCCGATGCGATGAGTCTTTGCCGTTCGATTCAGGCGCGGAAGGGACAATGTTTCGTGCGTGAAGGCGCGCCCAACGCGGCGCCTCTTCAGTGGGCGGCTGCAAAAGGGCGTCGGTTCGCTTCACGCTGA
- a CDS encoding nuclear transport factor 2 family protein, translating to MDSGIIDWAKFAEEWQSAWNAHDLERLLDHFHEDIVFTSPVAAGLLPKTEGYIRGKESLRAYWSKGLQHIPDLHFTVERIFAGLNILVIQYRNQKNIVVSEVLIFSDVKVREGHGTYPPDETNPAGTRP from the coding sequence ATGGATTCCGGCATAATCGATTGGGCCAAATTCGCGGAAGAATGGCAGAGCGCCTGGAACGCCCATGATCTAGAGCGGCTGCTCGATCATTTCCACGAAGATATTGTCTTCACGTCGCCCGTGGCCGCAGGGCTGCTTCCGAAAACGGAAGGCTATATTCGCGGAAAGGAATCCCTTCGGGCATATTGGTCGAAAGGCCTGCAACATATTCCGGACCTGCATTTCACGGTAGAACGGATTTTTGCCGGCCTAAACATATTGGTCATCCAGTATCGGAATCAGAAGAATATCGTGGTTAGCGAAGTTCTGATCTTTTCAGATGTAAAAGTGCGCGAAGGCCATGGCACCTATCCACCCGACGAAACCAATCCCGCAGGCACGCGGCCATGA
- a CDS encoding prolyl hydroxylase family protein, producing the protein MSDRQSPLSPDGNPDWIARHPGVQHVPNRELTLFIARHFLSPEECGGLMQLIDAKRRPSTIADANGDHYFRTSETCELDAAEPLVAKIDARLAAFAGIDPVHGEPMQGQRYAAGQEFKAHTDYFDPKGADFDKYCGTAGNRTWTLMIYLNQPEAGGATRFIKIGKTVQPETGKLLAWNNRLAPGVYNPSSLHHGMKVRSGVKHVITKWYRERPWIPA; encoded by the coding sequence ATGTCGGACCGCCAGAGCCCCCTATCTCCCGATGGCAATCCGGACTGGATTGCCAGACATCCCGGTGTCCAGCACGTCCCTAATCGTGAACTGACTTTGTTCATCGCTCGTCATTTCCTGTCGCCGGAGGAATGTGGCGGTCTCATGCAATTGATCGATGCCAAGCGGCGTCCATCGACAATTGCCGATGCCAATGGCGATCATTATTTTCGCACCAGCGAAACATGTGAACTCGACGCTGCCGAACCACTTGTCGCAAAAATCGACGCAAGGCTCGCGGCCTTTGCCGGGATCGATCCCGTCCATGGCGAACCGATGCAGGGGCAACGATATGCCGCTGGACAAGAATTCAAGGCGCATACGGATTATTTCGATCCTAAGGGCGCCGATTTCGATAAATATTGCGGAACGGCGGGCAATCGCACCTGGACCTTGATGATCTATCTCAACCAGCCAGAAGCTGGCGGCGCAACCCGCTTCATCAAGATCGGGAAGACGGTTCAACCGGAAACCGGCAAGCTGCTTGCGTGGAATAATCGGCTGGCGCCGGGAGTCTATAACCCTTCAAGCCTGCACCATGGCATGAAGGTACGTTCAGGGGTTAAGCACGTCATCACCAAATGGTATCGCGAACGTCCATGGATTCCGGCATAA
- a CDS encoding type II secretion system protein N, with amino-acid sequence MHLPIGEAARRWTGRLRPIGGVAIIEKTVLALLAIQMARLVWVVFTPMGSFGPWPGPQSQFPSPAARQFLFANFDPFFPAAPQQESTGVVTSLALTLYGVRLNEGTGLGSAIIAGPDGVQNSFAVGDEITSGVMLKAVAFDYVTIERGGTEEQLFLDQSQSASQSSQEAAPSPMDKNPERGRYNPTADSIKQDVGITPRTENGRITGLILVAKGPSFENAGFQAGDVVTQIDGQSITSASDLQALRTKIVPGARISLTVERGASTATINLMLQGQ; translated from the coding sequence ATGCATTTGCCGATCGGCGAAGCGGCGCGAAGATGGACAGGGCGCCTGCGCCCTATCGGCGGTGTGGCAATCATCGAAAAGACGGTTCTGGCGCTGCTGGCCATTCAAATGGCGCGATTGGTCTGGGTGGTCTTCACGCCCATGGGTAGCTTTGGTCCGTGGCCTGGTCCGCAATCCCAATTTCCTTCTCCAGCAGCCCGCCAGTTTCTCTTTGCGAACTTCGATCCGTTTTTCCCTGCTGCGCCGCAACAGGAAAGCACTGGTGTTGTGACGTCCCTGGCGCTGACCCTATATGGTGTGAGATTGAACGAGGGGACGGGTCTGGGGTCGGCCATCATTGCCGGGCCGGACGGTGTGCAAAACAGTTTTGCGGTCGGAGACGAAATCACGTCCGGCGTCATGCTCAAAGCTGTCGCATTCGACTATGTGACCATTGAACGGGGCGGCACGGAGGAACAACTGTTTCTCGATCAGTCCCAATCCGCGTCTCAATCGTCGCAAGAGGCGGCGCCTTCGCCGATGGACAAGAACCCGGAACGGGGACGATACAATCCGACCGCGGACAGCATTAAGCAGGATGTCGGCATCACTCCCAGAACGGAGAACGGCCGCATCACTGGCCTGATCCTCGTCGCCAAAGGGCCGAGTTTTGAAAATGCAGGCTTTCAAGCTGGCGACGTCGTTACACAGATTGACGGACAAAGCATTACCTCGGCGAGCGACCTGCAAGCGTTGCGGACGAAAATCGTTCCGGGCGCGCGTATTTCCCTGACCGTTGAACGCGGCGCTTCCACCGCAACCATCAACCTTATGCTGCAAGGCCAATGA
- the gspD gene encoding type II secretion system secretin GspD, which produces MTKNFLLSAAVALALAVPIAAPVHAQQTLNVRDADIRAFIQDAARVTGRTFIIDNRVQGKVSVVTDRPLSRSEYFEIFLSTLRANGLVAVPAPGGAYRIQPADGAAGQPSAVGRAANRNQFVTEVFRLHSIDAASALETLRPLVSRDGSVTANRAGNSVVVADYADNIARIRQVIARIDRDTAATQTVMLKNAGAREIATSLQALMAGGGGEGGTPSAATVVPIDSSNSVAIRGDAGTVARLVQMARDLDRQAASGTEIRVYWLEHADAEKLLPVLQQLVGQSTNEPVTASAPAANGASPAGAAPSAPAISSASTGNTGISTRGPSIVTRYEGANAIIVAANSDVQRMLGETIRQIDTRREQVLVEAIIVEISDAAAKKLGVQFLIGSTKTGFAATNYSNASPNILTLAGAVGADRLGETTTTVVAPDGTRTTTTTRENGDLSNTLQQAAVDSLMNATGGFGGIATQLGNHGIFGAIVNAVKSDTDSNILSTPSVMTMDNQKASILVGQQVPVTTGEALSQNFDNQFRTVQRQDVGIKLEVKPQINAGGAIKLFLKQEVSSVAGPVSNNSSDLIINKREIETTVTVDDGEILALGGLLDDNERKTIERIPLLSDIPGLGELFKSRSRSRTKTNLMVFIRPTILRSKEDAQRLTQQRYGYVRDMQMRRNPDAEPGIDELVRDYMGALPPGAAAGPGDAVVPPPPQVIEPMTRQSSGVVRPVEIPASEARP; this is translated from the coding sequence ATGACAAAAAATTTCCTTTTATCTGCCGCAGTCGCGCTTGCTCTGGCTGTTCCCATCGCCGCGCCCGTTCATGCACAGCAGACGCTGAATGTGCGGGACGCCGATATTCGGGCCTTTATTCAGGATGCAGCCCGCGTGACGGGTCGGACCTTTATCATCGACAACCGCGTTCAGGGGAAGGTGTCGGTCGTCACCGACCGGCCGCTGTCACGGTCGGAATATTTTGAGATATTCCTGTCCACCCTACGCGCAAACGGCCTGGTCGCGGTGCCTGCGCCTGGCGGCGCCTATCGCATTCAGCCCGCCGATGGAGCTGCGGGGCAGCCAAGCGCGGTGGGGCGGGCGGCCAATCGAAACCAGTTCGTAACGGAAGTCTTTCGCCTTCATTCCATTGATGCCGCCAGTGCTCTTGAAACGCTCAGACCGCTGGTCAGCAGGGATGGCTCGGTTACCGCTAACCGGGCAGGCAACAGCGTGGTGGTGGCCGACTATGCCGATAATATCGCACGTATTCGGCAGGTCATTGCGCGCATAGATCGCGATACGGCCGCAACACAGACGGTGATGCTGAAAAACGCCGGAGCGCGGGAAATCGCCACCTCGCTTCAGGCATTGATGGCGGGAGGCGGCGGTGAAGGCGGGACTCCGTCCGCCGCGACGGTGGTTCCGATCGACAGCAGCAATTCAGTGGCCATACGCGGGGATGCGGGAACCGTCGCCCGGCTCGTGCAGATGGCGCGCGATCTGGACCGGCAGGCGGCGAGCGGCACGGAAATCCGCGTCTATTGGCTGGAACATGCCGATGCGGAAAAGCTCTTGCCGGTGCTTCAGCAGCTTGTCGGCCAATCGACGAATGAGCCAGTCACCGCATCCGCGCCTGCGGCAAATGGGGCGTCGCCGGCGGGGGCCGCGCCGTCGGCTCCGGCAATATCTTCCGCGAGCACCGGCAACACAGGCATTTCGACGCGCGGCCCCTCGATCGTCACCCGCTATGAAGGGGCTAACGCCATCATCGTCGCGGCGAACAGCGACGTCCAGCGCATGTTGGGCGAAACCATCCGCCAGATCGACACCCGCCGCGAACAGGTGCTGGTGGAAGCCATCATCGTCGAGATCAGCGACGCGGCGGCGAAGAAGCTGGGCGTGCAGTTCCTGATCGGCAGCACGAAGACGGGCTTTGCCGCGACCAACTATTCCAACGCTTCGCCCAATATCCTGACATTGGCGGGGGCGGTGGGCGCTGACAGGCTGGGCGAGACGACCACCACTGTCGTAGCGCCGGACGGAACGCGCACCACAACCACGACACGCGAAAATGGCGATTTGTCCAATACGCTCCAGCAGGCGGCCGTGGACAGCCTGATGAACGCGACCGGCGGTTTCGGCGGGATTGCGACGCAACTCGGCAATCACGGCATCTTCGGCGCGATCGTCAACGCCGTGAAGTCGGATACGGACAGCAACATCCTGTCCACGCCATCTGTCATGACGATGGACAATCAGAAGGCGTCGATCCTCGTCGGCCAGCAGGTGCCCGTGACCACAGGCGAGGCGTTGAGCCAGAATTTCGACAATCAGTTCCGCACCGTCCAGCGGCAAGATGTCGGCATCAAGCTGGAAGTGAAGCCCCAGATCAACGCGGGCGGCGCGATCAAGCTGTTCCTGAAACAGGAGGTGTCGAGCGTCGCCGGACCGGTCAGCAACAACAGCAGCGACCTCATCATCAACAAGCGCGAGATTGAAACCACCGTCACCGTGGACGATGGCGAGATATTGGCGCTGGGCGGCCTGCTGGACGACAATGAGCGCAAGACCATTGAGCGGATTCCGCTGCTGTCCGACATTCCGGGGCTGGGCGAGTTGTTCAAGTCGCGCAGCCGCAGCCGGACCAAGACCAACCTCATGGTCTTCATCCGCCCGACCATATTGCGGAGCAAGGAAGACGCCCAGCGCCTGACGCAGCAACGCTATGGCTATGTCCGGGACATGCAGATGCGACGTAATCCGGATGCGGAACCAGGCATCGACGAACTGGTGCGCGATTATATGGGCGCGCTGCCTCCGGGCGCGGCGGCAGGGCCGGGCGATGCGGTCGTCCCGCCGCCGCCGCAAGTGATCGAGCCTATGACCCGTCAGTCGAGCGGTGTCGTGCGCCCGGTAGAGATTCCGGCAAGCGAAGCACGGCCATGA